The following proteins are co-located in the Manihot esculenta cultivar AM560-2 chromosome 7, M.esculenta_v8, whole genome shotgun sequence genome:
- the LOC110618583 gene encoding magnesium-dependent phosphatase 1, which yields MAMGEEKVKAEAMQIIGMFQILPKLVVFDLDYTLWPFYCECRSKREMPSLYPHAKGILYALKDKGIDMAIASRSPTPDIAKTFLEKLSIKSMFVVQEIFSSWTHKTEHFQRIHSRTGVPFNSMLFFDDEDRNIQAVSKMGATSILVGNGVNLGALRQGLTKFSQNVITSEKNKQRWLKFSQKSDSSKKKKEQD from the exons ATGGCCATGGGAGAGGAGAAGGTGAAAGCTGAAGCCATGCAGATAATAGGAATGTTTCAAATTTTGCCCAAATTGGTCGTCTTCGACCTCGATTACACTCTCTGGCCTTTCTACTG TGAATGTCGTTCAAAACGTGAAATGCCATCTTTGTATCCCCATGCTAAAGGCATATTATATGCACTCAAGGACAAGGGAATCGATATGGCTATTGCTTCACGATCACCTACCCCAGATATTGCAAAAACATTCCTTGAAAAGTTGAGCATCAAATCAATGTTTGTTGTGCAG GAGATATTTTCCAGTTGGACTCACAAGACTGAGCATTTCCAGAGGATTCATTCGAGGACTGGGGTACCCTTTAACTCGATGCTGTTTTTTGACGATGAGGATAGGAACATCCAAGCG GTTTCGAAGATGGGAGCGACTAGCATTCTAGTTGGTAATGGTGTCAATCTTGGAGCATTGAGACAGGGGCTCACAAAATTCTCTCAAAATGTCATTACATCTGAGAAGAACAAGCAAAGATGGCTGAAATTTTCACAAAAGTCAGATTCAtctaagaagaagaaagagcaaGATTGA